The following DNA comes from Flavobacterium sp. N3904.
GATAACATCCGAATTTATTGGAAATTCGATTGCCAAACACCAAAGTAAAACTTCGATTGGCGCACATAATATTTTCTTGGGTCAGGTTCGTGCCGATGTGATTGAAGGAAAAACGGTCGCAGCCATTGAATATACAGCCTATGAAGAAATGGCAGAGCAAACGTTCTACGAAATTAGGGAATCGGCTTTTGCCAAATATGAATTGTCTTGTTTGCATATTTACCACAGTTTGGGAACTGTAAAAACAGGCGAAATATGTTTGTTTGTTTTTGTTTCGGCACCAAGACGAAAAGTGGTGTAC
Coding sequences within:
- a CDS encoding molybdenum cofactor biosynthesis protein MoaE produces the protein MSTDKPKKSSFIQGQITSEFIGNSIAKHQSKTSIGAHNIFLGQVRADVIEGKTVAAIEYTAYEEMAEQTFYEIRESAFAKYELSCLHIYHSLGTVKTGEICLFVFVSAPRRKVVYEALEFLVEEIKEKTAVFGKEIFEDESYTWKVNIPPTPKGGVM